CATGGTACGCTTAGTTGTAAAGCCAAGTTTTTGAAAAGCTGCCTGTTGAAGCGTCGACGTCGTAAAGGGTGCATGAGGATTTCTACGAACTCGCTTTTTAGTAACCTTTGATACAAGATATTGCTCATCCTTTAGGGCATTCCTGAGTTCAATTGCTGTGGATTCATTGGGAATGTAAGCCTTTTTTCCATCAACCTTCTGGAGTTCAGCTTCAAATGTTTTCTTTTTAGCAGTTTCAACATCAGCTTTAATGGTCCAATATTCCTGAGGTTCAAATCTATCGATTTCTTCCTGGCGCTCACATATGAGACGCAATGCCACAGATTGGACGCGACCGGCACTCAGCCCGGAATAGAGTACTCGCCATAAAAATGGACTCACTTTGAATCCAACCAGGCGATCTATGATGCGACGGGCCTGCTGCGCATTGACCATGTTCATGTCAAGCTCAGTTGCCTTCTGCATCCCCTCCAATACCCCAGTTTTGGTAATTTCATAGAACATGACCCGAGAAATCGGTTTATTAAGATTTTTCAGGATGCGGGTAACATGCCAGCCAATGGCCTCCCCTTCTCGATCAGGGTCAGTTGCCACAAAAATATGGGCTGCCTGTTTGGCAGCTTCTCTCAATGCTTCTACATTTTTTTTCTTACCGGGAATGGTCACATAGAGTGGTTTAAAATTGTCGTTCAGGTCCACACCCAGCTGAGTTCGAGGTAAATCTCGAATATGTCCAACGGTTGAAAGTACCTTGTACTCTTCCCCTAAATATTTTTTAATAGTCCCTGCTTTTGAGGGTGATTCGACGATGACGAGGTATTGAGACATGCTATTCCTTTAGTGTTCCATTATTTCAAGTCGCGAATAATATTCTGCTACCCACCCAAATGCAACACCTCGTATCAGGGCTTCTTCGCATTTATTCTGCTGCTCTTTTCCCCTATAGACTACGTCTATTATTTGAAAGGGTAATTATCTGCTTGAAGAGATTTAATAATACCGGGGGACAATCAACTTTTTTTAAACCAATTTTTTCCAGGCGAGAAAAAGGTGAGGAACGCCCTGATTATTGATGATATCCCCGTGGATTTTTTGATTGCCAGCGCCAGGCATCATCACACATTTCTTTTAATCCTTTTGCCGCTTTCCATCCCAGAACCTCAAATGCTTTTTGAGTATCGGCATAACACGCTGCAATATCACCAGCGCGTCGATGGACAATCTCGTAAGCAACTGTCTGACCGGAGGCTGATTCAAATGCTTTTACCATCTCCAGGACGCTATATCCCTGACCAGTCCCTAAATTGACAGTCACCAATCCGGGTTGTGTCATGAGATGGTCCAGGGCTTTTAGATGTCCCTGGGCTAGATCAACAACATGGATATAGTCACGCACGCCAGTTCCATCTCTGGTTTCATAATCATTCCCGTATACCGATAGTTTTTCCAACTTTCCGACGGCTACCTGAGAAATGTAGGGCATGAGATTGTTGGGGATGCCATTGGGATCTTCACCAATTTGACCGCTACTGTGGGCACCGACAGGATTAAAATATCTTAAAATTGAAATGTCCCACTCTGCATCGGAGAGGGCCAGGTCAGCCAACATCTCCTCAATGATCAATTTTGACCGTCCATAAGGATTGGTGGCAGATACTGGGAAATCCTCAGTAATTGGGACTGAGCTCGGATCACCATACACAGTTGCAGAAGATGAAAATACCAGACGTTTCACGCCATATGTTTTCATTTCTCCAAGTAAGTTTAAAGTTCCAGAGAGATTATTCTGGTAATACTTCAGGGGAATTTCTACTGATTCTCCTACTGCTTTCAATCCGGCAAAATGAATAACCGCATCTATATGATGATTTTGGAAGGGGGTTGCCAGAGCTGTTTGATCCAGGAGATCTATTTCATAAAAAACTGGCGCTTTCCCTGTGAGTGCTTCCACACGTCGGAGCGACTCCTGGCTACTATTGGAAAGATTGTCAATTACGATAACATCATCGCCTTGTGAGAGCAATTCAAGAACGGTGTGGCTACCTATATAGCCGGCACCACCAGTTACCAGGATTGTAGACATAGATTTTCTTTCTCGCTAAAATTCGACATTATCATTTACAAACGACCCAGGTGATTCAATGTTTCAACGAAAGGCAGGGATGCCTGTGATACTTTCCCCGACGACCAGTGTATGCATCTCATGGGTTCCTTCATAGGTGAGGACTGATTCCAAGTTAGCCGCATGCCGCATGGAAACATACTCATCTGTAATACCACTGGCGCCCAACACGCTCCTGGCAGAACGGGCAACCTCGATAGCCATGCGCACATTGTTCATTTTAGCCAGACTGACCTGCTTGTGATTCAGGGTTGCTCGATCTTTTAGACGACCCAGTTGTAGTGTCAGAAACTGAGCCTTGGTGATTTCATTCAGCATTTCCGCCAATTTTTGCTGGGTTAATTGAAACGCTCCGATTGGTTTATCAAACTGGATTCTGGTTTTCGCATAATCCACAGCTTCCTCATAACAGGCAATGGCTGCTCCAATCACACCCCAATTGATGCCATATCGCGCCTGACTCAAGCAACTCAGAGGTGCTTTGAGACCATTTGCTTCAGGCAGTTTGTTCTCCAGGGGTATGGTACAGTTGTTTAATACAATTTCGCCTGTTACGGAAGCTCTCAGGGACAATTTCCCCTTTATTTCCGGGGTCTCGAATCCAGGTGTCCCTCGTTCAACGAGAAATCCTCTGACTTCCCCCTGCTCATCCTTGGCCCAGATCAGGGCCACATCTGCAACAGGTGAGTTGGTAATCCACATTTTGGTACCATTAAGAATGAAGCTGTCGCTCTCCTGCTTTACCCGGGCGATCATTCCGCCAGGGTTTGACCCAAAGTCAGGTTCAGTCAGTCCAAAACAGCCAACTTTTTCTCCTGAAGCCAGCAGGGGTAACCATTTGTCCTTTTGCGCTTCTGAGCCATATTTCCAGATGGGCCACATGACCAGTGATCCCTGTACAGATGCGAAGCTGCGCAGACCTGAGTCTCCACGCTCCAGTTCCTGCATCATCAAGCCGAAAGCCACACTATTTATCCCTGCAGTCCCATACTTCTCTGGGAGTGTAGATCCAAAAAATCCCATCTCTCCCATTTCAGCCTGCAATTCAAAAGGGAAACTTCCCTCCCTGTAATGTTTTGAAATGAGGGGATTAAAACGGTCACGCACCCAATCATGAGCCATATTTTGAACAGCTATCTCTTCTTCAGAGAGCAAAGCTGACAAGTCAAAAAAATCTGGACCAACTATTTTTAAAGCCATGTAGATTCTCCAATTTCAGCTGCAAAGGTAAACGCTGTAAAAACCTGGCAAACAAAAAACACCAATGCTCCTATGTCTTATATCATTTCTTTCTGCCTCTGCGCCATATATTATTGGCCATGGAAAATGACCTGCTATTTCAGTTTGAAGATGTGCACTTAATGGTTGATGATTTAAACATCCTCCAGGGACTTAATTTTAACATTTCTAAAGGTGAGTTTGTAGCTGTTATTGGTGCCTCAGGTGCTGGCAAAAGCTCTCTATTAAGAATGTTTAACGCCCTGACCAGTCCCAGCTCGGGAAAAATCACATTCCGGGGTGGTGAGATTGATTCAGATATACAAGCGCTCCGCAAAAATGTAGGTGTTCTCTTTCAAAACCCTGTGGTTTTTGAAGGGACAGTCAGGGAGAATTTATTGATTGCCGGCCGCTGGGACCAGAGCATCTCTCAAACGCTGGATCATGAGATTCTGACTGCTCTGGATCAGGTTGGTTTAGTCGGCATTAAATTAACGCATCATGCCCGGGATCTCTCAGGTGGAGAACAACAAAGGCTAGCTCTGGCCAGGACCCTGCTGAACCATCCACAGGTTCTGCTACTGGATGAGCCTACATCCAATCTGGATCCAAAACTTGCCCGTGAAATCATGGACCAGATCGAGGAACTGAGAGGTGCATTAAATTTAACAGTTATCGCTGTTTCTCATGATCACATGCTCATGCGTCGATACGCCAAACGAGTTATCATTTTATCCCATGGAAAAATTATCGGGGATGGAGATTTTAAAACCCTTGATAAGTCACACGCCTTTGAGGATGCGGGCCTGTTAAAAAATGAGGTCACTGATGCGACCTGATTTTTATGTCCTGAGTTGGAATGATTTGCTGGTATCACTGCTGTTTATTGCCTTTTCACTATTTTTAATCAAAAAATGGAAGTTAGGCCTGGAAAACACGCTTCTGATCGGTACGGTGCGTACCTTTGTTCAGTTGACCCTTATGGGGTATGTGCTAACCTGGTTTTTTGGTCAAGAACATTGGGCATTTATGCTTGCTTTGCTCTTTATCATGATAGTGATTGCCAGTTATGAGGGTACACGACGTCAGAAGCATGCAATCCCCCACTTCTTCCCTGCCATGTTGGTGGCCTTATTGGGTTCAGCCATCCTTATTTTAGGGACTATCCTGCTTTTTATCCTGGATGTGGAGCCCTGGTTCTCACCTTACGCGGCCATTCCTATTGGCGGAATGATTATAGGCAATGGGCTCAATTCGACGGCATTGACAGCCAATCGATTTGTAGGTGAGATGAAACATCGGGAGCGGGAGATTGAAACCCTGCTGGCGCTGGGTGCCACCCCAAAACTGGCCGTCCACGATGCCATGAAGGCTTCGATCCATGCTGCATTAATCCCAAACATCAATGCCATGATGACCGTGGGTTTGGTACAACTCCCCGGTGTGATGACAGGTCAGATTCTTGCTGGAATTGATCCCATTATTGCTGTGCGCTATCAAATCATGATTATGTATATGTGGTTCACAACAGCAACCCTGGCCAACATGATTATGCTGGCCATTGTGTACCGTCAATATTTTACATCAAAATTACAGCTCAGGCGTGAGCTGCTGAGGGAAAAAGCCTAGATCAAACCTTCTTCACCGAGAAATTTGTTGGCTTCATCAACATGCTTTTTGAAGTCTTCCCACAAAGCTGGAGCAACCGTAATACCCTTCTGAGTTGGACGCCATTCGTCCTCGTCAGCCAGATAGTGAATTCTAAAATCCACATAGGTGCGACCCTTGAATTCTTTTACCTGAATCAGAATCTTTTCAGTTTCACTTCGTTCTACTTCACCAATAATCTTTTCCATGTATTTATCCTTTTCTTTGTTTCAATACTACTTGCTTGAGGTGCCCCATTTTTCATCAAATTCATTCGAAGTAAACCCAAAGGAACCAACATCGCCCATAACCACAAAGGGTCTTTTGATGAGATTGGAATCTTGAAGCATCAACTCAATGGCTTTGGCTTTATCTGGAAGATTTTGCCCCAGCTTTAATTCACGATAAATAGCCGACCGGGAATTCAAGTAGGGTTTGATATCATTTGCATCAATAAATTTTTCCAGCAGCTCGCGACTGGGAGGGCTGTTTATGATATCCACCTTTTCAAATTCAACCTTGCTTTCATTCAGATAAACCTGGGCCTTTTTACAGGTTCCACATGTTTTTTTATCATAGAATGTTGGCTTCATAAACTGTCCCTTTCAAATTCTTCAGTATAAATAATTACTGTCCCCACACTTTCCTAATACCGAATTTCAAAAGTTTTGAAATCCCCACTGTAGCTCCGGGCAAGATTCTCAACTGCTTCAACCTGGGACCACCTGTTGCCCACACCTACCTCTTTTAAGAAGGATATTATCAGCCCGTGGTCTCCTTCAGCGACTCCAACCACCGACCCATCTGAATGATTTTTCACCCATCCTGTGAGACCCAACCCTTGAGCTGTGGATTTTACAAAGAATCTAAATCCTACACCTTGAACTTTTCCAGAAACTCTAAATTCAGTTGATGTATCCATATCATTTCTTTTTCTTGATGGCTTCCTCAGGCAGAACGCTGGGGCAAAACTCAGCCAGAACACAGGTATGGCATTGAGGCCGTCGTGCAATACATACTGCTCTCCCATGATCGATAATGAGATGGGTAAACATGACCCAATGTTCCTGTTGTTCTATGACCTTCTGAAGTTCCATTTCAATTTTGACAGCATCTTTTTGATTGGTCATTCTCAACAGATTGGCAATACGGATCACGTGGGTATCAACCACCAGACCAGGGATATGGAAACCTGTACCCAGAACCACATTGGCCGTTTTGCGACCCACTCCAGGGAGTTTCACCAGATCATCCAGGTTTGCAGGGACTTCTCCCCCATGCTCCTGCAGGAGGGTTTGTGCACAGGCACTCATGTTTCTTGATTTGCTGTTAAAAAATCCCGTTGAACGAACCAGTTCTGCGAGATGTTCAACTGGCGCGCTGGCCATGCTCTTAGCTGTGGGGTAATGCTTAAATAATTTGGGGGTTACCATATTCACGCGATCATCAGTGCATTGGGCAGATAGCATGGTGGAAATGAGCAGTTGAAAAGGAGACCGATGTTCCAGGCTGCATTTTGAATCTGGATATGTCTTATACAGGGCATCAATGATTAGACGCATACGAAGCTTTTTATTTGTCACTGATTCTCTCATTTAGTTCTCCGCATCTGCAAATATTTTTTCATCTCATTCATACCAATGGTATTCAGAACTTCTGCTGCTGTGAGGCCCCCTTTGCGAGCCGTGCGAACACCTAAAGGGACAGTTTTAAGTCCCGTGACGCTATGGGCATCAGGGTTAATGGAGATTTTTACACCCCGTTCTTTGGCGTATTTTAGATACCGCCAATCCAAATCAAGTCGCTTGGGGGTTGTGTTGATTTCAATCAGTTTATCATTTTCGGCTGCCACATCAATTATTGTTGGTAAATCTGGATTATAGCCAGGTCTGGCCATAAGCATTCTGCCAGTTGGGTGTCCGAGAATGGTGGTAAATGGGCTTTGGAGCGCTCGTACAATGCGATTCGTTTGTTTTACAGGATCCAGATGAAAATGGCTGTGGATTGAAGCAATCACAAAATCAAATCCTGCCAGGAGTTCCTCATCATAATCCAGGCTCCCATCCTTAAGGATATCTGCTTCAATTCCCTTAAATATGTGAAAATCAGAGTTAGCATCGTTGAGCTGATCAATGAGTTCCCACTGAGATTTGACTTTATCAGGTTTCAAGCCATTGGCATAGTAGGCAGCTTGTGAATGCTCACTGATGCCGAGATATTGGTATCCCAGATTCCGAGCGGCCTCAGCCAGTTCTTCAAGCGAATTTCGCCCATCACTCCAAGTGGAGTGGGCATGAAAGGTGCCTTTTATATCACTTTCCTCAATCAGCTTAATTTCTTCTGAAAAAGAAGCGTAGACATCCCGCAGTTCAGGTTCAATCCATTGAATGCCTATTGATTCACACAGGACTTTTTCAGTTGATGCGTTCTTTTGCCCGGCGAGTGCCTGGATGGTTGATTCAGTATCATTACCATATAGGTTGGATATGTTTTCTAAATAAACCTCACCACCCGTGCGGATCAGTTGTTCAGCGGCAAAGCTTTCCGAACTGCAAATCCATAGCTGAATTGGAATCCCCGACTTATCAGTGAAAATGAGTGGCGTTGAAACAGTGAGCTCACAATCATATTGATTATGCAGCTCAGAAATCAACTGTGCCTGATCTGCTTCAACAATAAATTCAACCGATTGAATAAGCTTGTCTCCGCGTCTGATTTTTCCAGTCAACTCAATATGACCCACACAAGAGAGACGATCCATATTGCCCATCCACCTCTGTGCTGCGGACAGAGCAACATCAAGATAAAAATCTCTGGTATGTTTGGATCGAAAGGTAATGGCATCCAGTAATTTCACCTGATGCCTGGGACCAAACCCCTTCATATTGGAAAGCGCATCCGCTTCACAGGCCTTCTGGAGGGATTCCATGTTGCTGATGTCAAATTCATGCCAGAGTTGTTTAACTTTCTTCATTCCCAGACCAGGGAGATCCAGCAGATCAGACAGGCCTTCAGGAAGTTGAGATTCCAGTTCCTGTTCCAGACCTACTGTTCCGGCTTTGGCATAATTCATAATGACATAAGCTAAGGTTGGTCCCACACCGGGGACATCCTTCAAACGGTCTTCATCGACCAATACACCCATGTCTTCTGCATGCTCCCTGACAATTCGAGCTGCTTTTTCAAAGCTCTGAATCTTGAAGGGGCTTTCATCCAGGAGGGACATCATGGAGGCGAGGCGATTTATTCTATCAGATATTTGCGAATTATTCATTTCTCAAAATAAATAAGGATTGGTGATAAAGAAGTATTACTGAAGATATTCACAATGAGTCATGGCTGTTTGAAATTGGGGTCAGAATTAACATATTGCCAGCATGAATCAATTGAGACTTCGTCAAAAACGTCAACTCATCAATCATTTGCGTGATTTTTTCACAGGGAGGGACTTTTTTGAAATAGAAACTCCCCTTCTGGTGCCTTCCCCGGGGATGGAAGTGCATCTACATAGCTTCACCACAAAATATATACAGCATGATGGGTCTGAGGAGCTGCTTCACTTACCCACATCACCAGAATTTGCCATTAAAAAGGCGCTGGGTGCTGGATTCGAGAGGATATTTGAAATTGCCCGGGTGTTTCGGAATCATGGAGAGCTTGGCCCCCAACATCACCCTGAGTTCAATATGCTGGAATGGTATCGGCCTGGTTCATACATCCAGATTATGGATGATATAGAGGCCTTACTCCATTATTTGAGCCAACACTTTGAGACGACTCGCCTTTCAGAGGGGTTTACATGGGAAACTGTCAAGCGGACATCTATTCAGGACTGTTTTCATATTCATGCAAATCTTGAGTTGGGGCGTGGCATGAGTGAACCTGACTATTGGCGAAGTGAAGCTGCTCGAACCCTTGATGAGGAGATTCCAGGGGATGATAGTTTTGAGGATATCTTTTTCCGTGTGTGGCTCAAGTTGATTGAGCCCAATCTTGGGATGACGCAGCCAGAAATTGTCTATGCCTATCCAGCTTCCATGGCAGCTTTATCAAAACTCAAAGCGCCGGAAAATGTCTGGGCAGAACGATTTGAACTATACATCCGTGGCATCGAAATCGGCAACGCCTTTAGTGAATTGACCGATTCTGAAGAACAGCTCAAGCGATTTGAAGATGCCAATCGAAAACGCAAGACACTCGGTTATCCACCCCATCCCATTGACTCTGATTTTATCGAGGCTGTAGGCAAAATGCCTCCAACGGGAGGCATTGCACTCGGTGTCGAACGTCTACTCATGGCCCTAACGGGTGAAACCGATATACGCCAATTCTTTCTCTATCCTGTTGGGGAAGCCAGACGTAAAAAGAAGGTGATGGAAGACCTCGACCCCAAGGATCCCAATACTACATTCCCATCTTGATCTCTCCAATTAGACAGCTCTCTATCTCTTAAGGGGAGACCGGAATATATATATTTGCCATAGCTGCTGTTCAGGCTGCTGACTGTAATGCGATACATCCCCAAGGGAAAGCCAATGAAACTTTCCTGGAATAAAGGTAAACCTGTCGTCTCATCCTCCTGAAATGCTGCTCTGGTATATGCATAGAATCCCTTTATAGAATCAGGTCGGAAATAGAGGTCGAGTTGCAAAGCACCAAATAATGACTCCTCAGGATTATTCCAGGTCAGATAGGAATAGTTATTTGCTGGTGTAACCAGAGTATCATTTAGCCAGGTAGTGTTTTCCCACAGTAGATTGAGTGGGGAAGAGATAATGTCAGTGCTGGCTGAAATAATTCTACCAGAGGACGTGGTAATTTCAATGGTGTATATTTTACTGGAATCCAGTTGGACATTCCAATACTGTTCATGGGGGACATAAGCTCCATAAGTATAGGTAATATAAGGGTTTTGAGCAGCGACTTCAGGAGGCCCACCAGGACCATAGCTCACATCAAAACTTGCTGCTTGTGACTTCCATACGAACTCTGCCACAACGCCGGAGTTCAGTGAATCACGGAGAACAACGGATACCATGGTGGAGTCATGCACCTGGGGTAAAACTTCGATATAGTCATCCACATGGGGTTCACCCGGATCAGGGATACCGTTCCCCTGACCAATTGGGGGTTGATCCGGTCCACGATACTCACCGCCAATATCATCATTCAATGGTTCACCATCATCCCACTTCCCATTACCGTTTTCATCCGTGTAACTCTCCCAGTCTCCATTGTCATCTATCCCATTGAACAGGGAAGTATCGGTGACCAATATGGTTTTGTCCATGCGGATAATCGATTTTGAAAAATCGTTCTGGTCTAGAACTCCTTCAACTCTGAGTTCAACTTCATAGCTCTCAAAATCTTCAGCAAAGTCAGCGATACTGAGTTCTTCTGTACAACCAGTGAATATCATTACCAGGGTCGCAATACTGATAATTTTTAGAAATATGGTCTTGTTCAGGATTGTCATACTCACCTCTAGAATTTGAATTCAACACCAAATGTAGGCAGGAAGGGAAACATTCCGATTCCCTCAACGGTCCCTGCTGCCAGGTCCCAATTGTAAACAAAGGTGTTAAAATGATTGGTTGCGTTGATAATCTGCACTTTGAACAGACCCTCAAGGTTGAAAGGGTTGATCACACGTGAATAACTCACATCTACTCTGAAATAGTTTGGATAGCGTGCTGAGTTTCGATTGCCCTTGATCTCTGTAAGATTCGTATAGGGATTACCATAATCAAAAGTTGATCCATTTTGCGTGTAGATATAGCCAACAGTCGGTGTATAAAGGTTTGAACTGCTGCTACTGAGTGTTAGACCAAAACTATTTTTGCTTGAGGCAGCGTAGCTAAGAACGACATTTGCTGAAAAGGGTTGATCAAATTTGGATTTATAAATCTCACCTTCACTCTCCAAAATTAGACCATCCCCATTGAAATCGAATTCTTGAGAGCTATTCATAATTGAAAGACCGACCCAGCCAGTAAGTTTACCAGCGTTCCTTTTTAGAAGGAACTCGGCACCATAAACCTCTGCCGTACCCTCTGTATAATCATCATCAGGATCTATAAAACTTTGATTGGGGTTGATGACCAGGGTGTTGCTGTAGGGTTTGTAATAGCCTTCAACACTGGTAAACCACCCATCACCGAGCCACTGCTCAAGACCGAGGATAAAGTGCTGTACTCGTTTGGCACCATAATTTTCAGGGATGGGATTCCAGAAGTCAACTATACTCAAGATGGCATCTTCATCCTGGGCTGTAAAGATGAACTGGTTATATATTCCCCAGGCACCTTTCAAGGCCAAATCCTTATTAAACAGGTATTTAAATCCAAGTCTGGGTTCATAATAGAGATTATCATGAGCAGAATATTTAGTGATGCGCATACCGGCCTGCAGCATGAAGACTGGATTGGGCTGCCATTTATCCTGGAGGATAGCGCTGTA
This portion of the Candidatus Neomarinimicrobiota bacterium genome encodes:
- the galE gene encoding UDP-glucose 4-epimerase GalE, with the translated sequence MSTILVTGGAGYIGSHTVLELLSQGDDVIVIDNLSNSSQESLRRVEALTGKAPVFYEIDLLDQTALATPFQNHHIDAVIHFAGLKAVGESVEIPLKYYQNNLSGTLNLLGEMKTYGVKRLVFSSSATVYGDPSSVPITEDFPVSATNPYGRSKLIIEEMLADLALSDAEWDISILRYFNPVGAHSSGQIGEDPNGIPNNLMPYISQVAVGKLEKLSVYGNDYETRDGTGVRDYIHVVDLAQGHLKALDHLMTQPGLVTVNLGTGQGYSVLEMVKAFESASGQTVAYEIVHRRAGDIAACYADTQKAFEVLGWKAAKGLKEMCDDAWRWQSKNPRGYHQ
- a CDS encoding acyl-CoA dehydrogenase family protein translates to MALKIVGPDFFDLSALLSEEEIAVQNMAHDWVRDRFNPLISKHYREGSFPFELQAEMGEMGFFGSTLPEKYGTAGINSVAFGLMMQELERGDSGLRSFASVQGSLVMWPIWKYGSEAQKDKWLPLLASGEKVGCFGLTEPDFGSNPGGMIARVKQESDSFILNGTKMWITNSPVADVALIWAKDEQGEVRGFLVERGTPGFETPEIKGKLSLRASVTGEIVLNNCTIPLENKLPEANGLKAPLSCLSQARYGINWGVIGAAIACYEEAVDYAKTRIQFDKPIGAFQLTQQKLAEMLNEITKAQFLTLQLGRLKDRATLNHKQVSLAKMNNVRMAIEVARSARSVLGASGITDEYVSMRHAANLESVLTYEGTHEMHTLVVGESITGIPAFR
- a CDS encoding ABC transporter ATP-binding protein, encoding MVDDLNILQGLNFNISKGEFVAVIGASGAGKSSLLRMFNALTSPSSGKITFRGGEIDSDIQALRKNVGVLFQNPVVFEGTVRENLLIAGRWDQSISQTLDHEILTALDQVGLVGIKLTHHARDLSGGEQQRLALARTLLNHPQVLLLDEPTSNLDPKLAREIMDQIEELRGALNLTVIAVSHDHMLMRRYAKRVIILSHGKIIGDGDFKTLDKSHAFEDAGLLKNEVTDAT
- the fetB gene encoding iron export ABC transporter permease subunit FetB, with product MRPDFYVLSWNDLLVSLLFIAFSLFLIKKWKLGLENTLLIGTVRTFVQLTLMGYVLTWFFGQEHWAFMLALLFIMIVIASYEGTRRQKHAIPHFFPAMLVALLGSAILILGTILLFILDVEPWFSPYAAIPIGGMIIGNGLNSTALTANRFVGEMKHREREIETLLALGATPKLAVHDAMKASIHAALIPNINAMMTVGLVQLPGVMTGQILAGIDPIIAVRYQIMIMYMWFTTATLANMIMLAIVYRQYFTSKLQLRRELLREKA
- a CDS encoding transcriptional coactivator p15/PC4 family protein encodes the protein MEKIIGEVERSETEKILIQVKEFKGRTYVDFRIHYLADEDEWRPTQKGITVAPALWEDFKKHVDEANKFLGEEGLI
- a CDS encoding Spx/MgsR family RNA polymerase-binding regulatory protein, with the translated sequence MKPTFYDKKTCGTCKKAQVYLNESKVEFEKVDIINSPPSRELLEKFIDANDIKPYLNSRSAIYRELKLGQNLPDKAKAIELMLQDSNLIKRPFVVMGDVGSFGFTSNEFDEKWGTSSK
- a CDS encoding acylphosphatase, with the translated sequence MDTSTEFRVSGKVQGVGFRFFVKSTAQGLGLTGWVKNHSDGSVVGVAEGDHGLIISFLKEVGVGNRWSQVEAVENLARSYSGDFKTFEIRY
- the nth gene encoding endonuclease III, which produces MRESVTNKKLRMRLIIDALYKTYPDSKCSLEHRSPFQLLISTMLSAQCTDDRVNMVTPKLFKHYPTAKSMASAPVEHLAELVRSTGFFNSKSRNMSACAQTLLQEHGGEVPANLDDLVKLPGVGRKTANVVLGTGFHIPGLVVDTHVIRIANLLRMTNQKDAVKIEMELQKVIEQQEHWVMFTHLIIDHGRAVCIARRPQCHTCVLAEFCPSVLPEEAIKKKK
- the genX gene encoding EF-P lysine aminoacylase GenX: MRLRQKRQLINHLRDFFTGRDFFEIETPLLVPSPGMEVHLHSFTTKYIQHDGSEELLHLPTSPEFAIKKALGAGFERIFEIARVFRNHGELGPQHHPEFNMLEWYRPGSYIQIMDDIEALLHYLSQHFETTRLSEGFTWETVKRTSIQDCFHIHANLELGRGMSEPDYWRSEAARTLDEEIPGDDSFEDIFFRVWLKLIEPNLGMTQPEIVYAYPASMAALSKLKAPENVWAERFELYIRGIEIGNAFSELTDSEEQLKRFEDANRKRKTLGYPPHPIDSDFIEAVGKMPPTGGIALGVERLLMALTGETDIRQFFLYPVGEARRKKKVMEDLDPKDPNTTFPS